From the Clostridia bacterium genome, the window GCGGGGTAGCATAACTTGCCTGCCGCACCCCAAGCACTTGATGCGAAAGTCGATACCCGTACGCATAATCTCCCACTGGTCGCTACCGCACGGGTGCGACTTTCGCATCTGGACTACATCCCCCAGAAAGTATTTCTCTACCATCTCTTCCTCCCCGCCAAGCTCCC encodes:
- a CDS encoding DUF951 domain-containing protein, giving the protein MVEKYFLGDVVQMRKSHPCGSDQWEIMRTGIDFRIKCLGCGRQVMLPRPKFERAVKKIVKRAD